In Sphaerodactylus townsendi isolate TG3544 linkage group LG13, MPM_Stown_v2.3, whole genome shotgun sequence, one DNA window encodes the following:
- the LOC125443023 gene encoding LOW QUALITY PROTEIN: brain-specific homeobox/POU domain protein 3-like (The sequence of the model RefSeq protein was modified relative to this genomic sequence to represent the inferred CDS: deleted 1 base in 1 codon), which yields MMSMNSKQAFSMHPILHEPKYTHLHSSSEAIRRACLPAPQLQSNFFTGLDETLLRGAEALAAVDMVSQKSHPFKPDATYHTMSSVSVSCTPTTPSVHLHHPSVLGGHAHHAHHHQPAQGLDGDLLEHLNSALALPDVGAAPAHPSTHAHLQQALNAMGHPAHGQPPMGMGPHPPHGLAAHPVLAGPETETDPRELESFAERFKQRRIKLGVTQADVGSALANLKIPGVGSLSQSTICRFESLTLSHNNMIALKPILQAWLEEAEGAQRDKLTKPDGYAAGDKKRKRTSIAAPEKRSLEAYFALQPRPSSDKIAAIAEKLDLKKNVVRVWFCNQRQKQKRMKFSAAY from the exons ATGATGTCCATGAACAGCAAGCAGGCGTTCAGCATGCACCCCATCCTGCACGAGCCCAAGTACACCCACCTGCACTCCAGCTCCGAA GCCATCCGCAgggcctgcctgcccgccccgcAG CTGCAGAGCAACTTCTTCACCGGCCTGGACGAGACGCTCCTGCGCGGCGCGGAGGCCCTGGCGGCGGTGGACATGGTCTCGCAGAAGAGCCACCCGTTCAAGCCGGACGCCACGTACCACACCATGAGCAGCGTCTCGGTCTCCTGCACGCCCACCACGCCGTCGGTGCACCTGCACCACCCGTCCGTGCTGGGCGGCCACGCGCACCACGCGCACCACCACCAGCCGGCGCAGGGCCTGGACGGCGACTTGCTGGAGCACCTCAACTCGGCGCTGGCCTTGCCCGACGTGGGCGCCGCGCCGGCCCACCCGTCCACGCACGCCCACCTGCAGCAGGCCCTCAACGCCATGGGCCACCCGGCGCACGGGCAGCCCCCCATGGGCATGGGCCCCCACCCGCCGCACGGCCTGGCCGCCCACCCAGTGCTGGCCGGCCCGGAGACCGAGACGGACCCGCGCGAGCTGGAGAGCTTCGCCGAGCGCTTCAAGCAGCGGCGCATCAAGCTGGGGGTGACCCAGGCCGACGTGGGCTCGGCGCTGGCCAACCTCAAGATCCCCGGCGTGGGCTCGCTGAGCCAGAGCACCATCTGCCGCTTCGAGTCGCTCACGCTGTCGCACAACAACATGATCGCCCTCAAGCCCATCCTGCAGGCGTGGCTGGAGGAGGCCGAGGGCGCGCAGCGCGACAAGCTCACCAAGCCCGACGGCTACGCGGCCGGCGACAAGAAGCGCAAGCGCACGTCCATCGCCGCGCCGGAGAAGCGCTCCCTCGAGGCCTACTTCGCCCTCCAGCCGCGGCCCTCCTCCGACAAGATCGCCGCCATCGCCGAGAAGCTCGACCTCAAGAAGAACGTCGTCCGCGTCTGGTTCTGCAACCAGCGGCAGAAGCAGAAGCGCATGAAGTTCTCCGCCGCCTACTGA